One segment of Babylonia areolata isolate BAREFJ2019XMU chromosome 24, ASM4173473v1, whole genome shotgun sequence DNA contains the following:
- the LOC143298978 gene encoding LOW QUALITY PROTEIN: NADH-ubiquinone oxidoreductase chain 6-like (The sequence of the model RefSeq protein was modified relative to this genomic sequence to represent the inferred CDS: substituted 1 base at 1 genomic stop codon), whose protein sequence is MSTLIVFSLTLSTLLILPLIIQPLSLGLVIILSTLLMCLISAITLSSXYGYILFLIYVGGLLVMFAYVAALSPNVLFGRSSPLIFFSVLLLPLTVFFYVYPLVDLSSITYLNFFNELKFLKIHGIEIVSPHIISILIGLAVILLINLIVVVKICYYQHASLRPFNKTYAKTYSKNSSCFKINKWCVCGFTSTIKPFYLMKLWISIRLMLSNSNCNWVIFSYTLYSPC, encoded by the coding sequence ATGAGCACCCTAATTGTTTTTAGTCTAACACTTTCTACTCTCTTAATACTACCTTTAATAATTCAACCTCTAAGTCTAGGGTTAGTAATTATTCTATCCACACTTTTGATGTGCTTAATCAGTGCCATTACCCTCTCTTCATGATACGGTTATATCCTGTTTCTTATTTATGTAGGAGGTTTGCTAGTAATGTTTGCTTATGTAGCAGCTTTATCCCCTAATGTGCTTTTTGGAAGGAGTtctccattaatttttttttcggtCTTGTTACTTCCTTTAACCGTCTTTTTCTATGTATACCCTCTAGTAGACTTATCATCAATtacttatttaaatttttttaatgaacttaaatttttaaaaatacacGGTATTGAAATAGTTTCTCCGCATATAATCTCCATTTTAATCGGGTTAGCAGTTATTCTCCTTATTAACCTAATTGTTGTTGTAAAAATCTGTTATTATCAACATGCTTCTCTCCGCCCATTTAATAAAACCTATGCGAAGACCTATTCGAAAAATTCATCCTGTTTTAAAATTAATAAATGGTGCGTTTGTGGATTTACCAGCACCATCAAACCTTTCTATCTGATGAAACTTTGGATCTCTATTAGGCTTATGCTTAGTAATTCAAATTGTAACTGGGTTATTTTTAGCTATACATTATACAGCCCATGTTGA
- the LOC143298980 gene encoding LOW QUALITY PROTEIN: NADH-ubiquinone oxidoreductase chain 5-like (The sequence of the model RefSeq protein was modified relative to this genomic sequence to represent the inferred CDS: substituted 6 bases at 6 genomic stop codons) yields ILFVLSINLLVFIPSLPALLLGXDGLGIVSFALVIYYQNIKSLGAGIITVLANRIGDVIILISIGLLVLQGHXFIILMSDFYLTTXVCLCITLAAITKRAQIPFSRXLPAAMAAPTPVSALVHSSTLVTAGVFLIIRFFPFLSLVNGFQVVLLFISVLTLLIAGIGANYENDLKKIIALSTLRQLGVIIIRLAIGIPYLALFHLYTHALFKALLFLCAGIIIHNSSNTQDIRHIGLLFSQAPLTVACLNIANLSLCGAPFLRGFYSKDLILELSLVNPTNLIIILLIFLATGMTAAYSFRLSFCSLXREVKGRAFHVKQELDPYVNXAITILARAAIFGGQFLQNIFLPFSPIPFFLPFHLKLLTIAVITVGFFLAFIA; encoded by the coding sequence ATATTATTCGTTCTCTCTATAAATCTTCTTGTCTTTATTCCCAGCTTACCCGCATTGTTATTAGGTTGAGATGGTTTGGGTATTGTTTCTTTCGCCTTAGTTATCTACTATCAAAACATAAAATCCTTAGGCGCTGGAATAATTACAGTCTTGGCTAACCGTATTGGCGATGTTATAATTCTTATTTCTATTGGACTCCTAGTGCTTCAAGGCCattgatttattattttaatGTCAGACTTTTATCTTACCACATGAGTTTGCTTATGCATCACTCTAGCTGCCATAACTAAAAGGGCCCAAATCCCATTTTCTAGGTGACTTCCGGCTGCTATGGCAGCCCCTACTCCAGTTTCTGCCCTCGTTCACTCTTCCACCCTAGTTActgctggggtttttttaattatccgcttctttccttttcttagtTTAGTCAATGGATTTCaggttgttttattgtttatttccGTTTTAACCCTTCTTATAGCAGGTATTGGAGCCAATTATGAAAATGACCTGAAAAAAATTATTGCTTTATCTACTTTAAGACAATTAGGAGTTATAATAATAAGATTAGCAATAGGAATACCATATTTAGCTCTTTTCCATTTATATACTCATGCTCTCTTTAAAGCCCTTTTATTTCTATGCGCTGGAATAATCATTCACAATAGCTCAAATACTCAAGACATTCGACACATAGGTCTGCTCTTTTCTCAAGCACCATTAACTGTAGCCTGTTTAAATATTGCAAACCTTTCTTTATGTGGAGCCCCCTTCTTAAGAGGGTTCTATTCTAAAGACCTAATTCTCGAGCTTTCTTTAGTAAACCCAACCAACCTTATTATAATTCTTCTTATCTTTTTAGCCACAGGCATGACTGCAGCTTATTCATTTCGATTATCCTTTTGCTCTTTATGAAGAGAAGTTAAAGGAAGAGCCTTTCATGTAAAACAAGAATTAGATCCCTATGTAAACTGAGCTATTACAATTCTTGCTAGAGCAGCTATTTTTGGTGGACAATTCTTACAAAATATtttcctccccttttcccccattCCCTTTTTCCTACCATTCCACTTGAAACTTCTAACTATTGCTGTTATTACAGTGGGATTCTTTCTTGCCTTTATTGCTTGA
- the LOC143298659 gene encoding LOW QUALITY PROTEIN: NADH-ubiquinone oxidoreductase chain 4-like (The sequence of the model RefSeq protein was modified relative to this genomic sequence to represent the inferred CDS: substituted 6 bases at 6 genomic stop codons), whose amino-acid sequence CLAIASLISLFHLISPTYTYEARNSLIAYDSISLILISLTLXISLMIMLASQNRIKINNNNHPIFSATLLTLNLILITTFASSRSLLFYFLFEASLVPTLLLILGWGYQPERLQAGMYIIIYTVTASLPLLFSILXATQSFNSREILIINSLRLYVYNTSSPWAWRFLSLLVFTAFLVKLPIFTVHLXLPKAHVEAPVAGSMVLAAILLKLGGYGILRTYQFFNFISSPILIIVFSLALXGGVLTRIICFRQIDLKSLIAYSSIGHISLILAGVFSNTSXGXRGALILILSHGFCSSALFALANYTYEKSHTRSLFLNKGILMLLPALAI is encoded by the coding sequence TGTTTAGCTATTGCAAGCTTGATTTCTTTATTTCACCTAATATCCCCCACTTATACTTATGAGGCCAGAAACTCACTAATTGCCTATGATTCTATATCTCTAATTCTCATTTCATTAACATTATGAATTTCCCTAATGATAATGCTAGCTAGTCAAAATAGAATTAAAATTAACAATAATAACCATCCTATATTTTCTGCTACCCTTTTAACTTTAAATTTAATTTTGATTACCACATTCGCTTCTTCAAgaagccttttattttatttcttatttgagGCCTCTTTAGTTCCGACTTTATTGTTGATTTTAGGGTGGGGATATCAACCAGAACGGCTTCAGGCAGGTATGTATATAATAATCTATACCGTTACAGCTTCTCTACCTCTACTTTTTAGTATTTTATGAGCTACCCAAAGTTTTAATTCTAGGGAAATATTGATAATAAATAGCCTACGCTTATATGTCTACAATACGAGCAGTCCTTGGGCTTGGAGATTTCTATCCTTACTTGTATTCACTGCATTTCTGGTCAAGCTGCCTATATTTACAGTACATTTATGACTTCCTAAAGCGCATGTTGAAGCTCCTGTAGCAGGATCTATGGTCCTTGCTGCGATTCTGTTAAAATTAGGTGGCTATGGTATCCTTCGTACTTACCAGTTTTTCAACTTTATTTCATCACCTATATTAATCATTGTTTTTTCCTTAGCCCTATGAGGAGGTGTTTTAACAAGGATCATTTGCTTCCGCCAAATTGACCTAAAATCTTTAATTGCTTATTCTTCTATTGGACACATATCTTTAATATTAGCCGGAGTTTTCTCAAACACATCTTGAGGATGAAGAGGAGCTCTTATTCTTATACTTTCTCATGGATTTTGTTCCTCAGCACTCTTTGCTTTAGCAAATTATACTTATGAAAAGTCCCACACCCGTAGCTTATTTTTGAACAAGGGAATATTAATGCTCCTTCCAGCTCTAGCTATATGA
- the LOC143298976 gene encoding LOW QUALITY PROTEIN: NADH-ubiquinone oxidoreductase chain 1-like (The sequence of the model RefSeq protein was modified relative to this genomic sequence to represent the inferred CDS: inserted 1 base in 1 codon; substituted 4 bases at 4 genomic stop codons) has product MKFLSFIMYLSIVSSLFSYICILLAVAFFTLLERKGLRYIQLRKGPNKVGLIGLPQPIADAAKLLTKEIAKPTIANYSPYFVAPVFRFILALLLXQLYPRLYSCRYFKXGILFFLCVSGINVYGTLLAGWASNSKYALLGRLRAIAQTISYEVRIALILLFPLFLVGSFNFIEIKESQSLIXFTFLIIPVSFIXFVTCVAETNRAPXDFAEGESELVSGFNIEYGAAGFALIFLAEYANILVISLFTSLLFLGGRSFIFFESDLGFMIKVLFFAFLFI; this is encoded by the exons ATGAAATTTCTTTCCTTTATAATGTATCTATCCATTGTTTCTTCTCTATTTTCCTATATTTGTATTTTATTGGCGGTCGCTTTTTTTACGCTTCTAGAACGTAAAGGACTCAGGTATATACAGCTACGCAAAGGACCAAACAAAGTTGGCTTAATAGGTTTACCTCAACCAATCGCTGATGCTGCAAAGCTTTTAACTAAAGAGATTGCTAAGCCAACAATAGCAAATTATTCTCCATATTTTGTAGCCCCTGTTTTTAGGTTTATCTTAGCTCTATTACTTTGACAATTATATCCCAGATTATACTCTTGTAGATATTTTAAATgaggaattcttttttttctatgtgtctCTGGTATAAATGTATATGGAACACTATTAGCAGGCTGGGCTTCGAACTCGAAATATGCGTTACTCGGAAGACTACGAGCCATTGCTCAAACTATTTCTTATGAAGTAAGAATAGCTCTTATTCTTTTATTTCCTCTCTTTTTAGTTGGTAGTTTTAATTTTATTGAAATCAAAGAATCACAATCACTCATATGATTTACTTTTCTTATAATTCctgtttcttttatttgattTGTAACTTGTGTAGCAGAAACCAATCGAGCTC TTGACTTTGCTGAGGGGGAGTCTGAACTAGTTTCCGGATTTAATATTGAATATGGGGCTGCTGGGTTTGCTCTTATTTTTTTAGCTGAATATGCAAATATTTTGGTAATAAGTCTTTTTACTTCTCTACTCTTTCTTGGAGGAAGAtcttttatcttttttgaaaGTGACTTAGGATTTATGATAAAAGTACTATTTTTTGCTTTCCTATTTATCTGA